A genomic window from Montipora capricornis isolate CH-2021 chromosome 8, ASM3666992v2, whole genome shotgun sequence includes:
- the LOC138013845 gene encoding 52 kDa repressor of the inhibitor of the protein kinase-like translates to MGRKEQEDRKRKAAAKSCQSMDTFVRKLPRQESAVREDTPAAEVYRENLEASHEMAPHLQSATSSDAGSSTRQHNTEPNVHPNLNDIGKIIDDKMSFEAVAAAVKALSVGEKYHLLKDHFVPPTHYEFPSRFLHQCQRCFQSRCLRDFPWMVYSPSLDAAFCKHCALMMPFEGRKNKGAFVNKPFTTFHKLYEKAKDHQEQNIDNRLDDERKRNIQRNRHIIKCVAEAFLYCGRQCIALRGDKEDLSTDGNKSENVGNFLAALQMIANHDEILKQHLYSTGLSTRNVKYTSPSIQNQVIEIIGQDIILSKLVKEIKAAKFYSIMADEVTSHNKEELALCARFVDDSNEVREEFLAFLHLPRITGKVIADKITTTLHDMGLEIANIRGQGYDGAANMSSDNVGVQRRIREQSPNAVYVHCSGHCLNLVISHSCALPNIRNAIDKLKQCSLYFLGSPKREGITVKLQGQSVDIIKAYQEIADVKKTYEVIASKMEEKFAHIYQHAVRVASALNVQPSMPRAVGRQTNRENAPATNPEEYYRRNVAMPLINHINVQLDGQFSGNELKNLSILASSLLGLVPSVLCERDLPNGDDLIEAYKDDLPSPELLDQELLRWKIRYSSKPNEERPSTAAKALKECDEDMYPNLYVLLKICCTIPATSCECERSASALRRLHTFNRASMTQERLSSLALMHIHYLTDIDLDIVVDLFAKMHPRRLELGTLLKDRDDQQPAE, encoded by the exons ATGGGCCGAAAAGAGCAAGAAGACAGAAAGAGAAAGGCCGCAGCCAAATCTTGCCAATCTATGGACACCTTTGTTAGAAAACTGCCTCGACAGGAAAGTGCTGTCAGAGAAGATACCCCGGCTGCAGAAGTTTATCGGGAAAACCTTGAAG cgAGCCACGAAATGGCACCTCACCTGCAGAGCGCAACTAGTTCAGATGCTGGCAGCAGTACAAGGCAACATAACACAGAGCCAAATGTTCATCCCAATCTGAATGATATCGGAAAGATTATAGATGACAAGATGTCTTTTGAAGCAGTAGCTGCAGCCGTGAAAGCTCTGTCGGTCGGTGAAAAATATCATCTTCTTAAGGATCATTTCGTGCCACCAACGCACTACGAGTTTCCATCACGGTTCCTTCATCAGTGCCAAAGATGCTTCCAGTCACGATGCCTCAGGGACTTTCCCTGGATGGTCTACAGCCCTTCACTGGACGCGGCATTCTGCAAACACTGTGCATTGATGATGCCTTTTGAGGGCAGAAAGAACAAAGGCGCATTTGTGAACAAACCTTTCACAACCTTTCACAAGCTTTATGAAAAAGCAAAAGATCACCAGG AACAGAACATTGACAACCGATTGGATGACGAGAGAAAGAGAAATATTCAAAGGAACAGGCACATAATTAAATGTGTTGCCGAAGCATTCCTGTACTGTGGTCGTCAATGCATAGCACTGCGTGGCGACAAGGAAGACCTGAGCACCGACGGAAATAAATCTGAGAACGTTGGCAACTTTTTGGCAGCTCTACAGATGATTGCCAACCACGATGAAATCCTGAAGCAACATCTTTACAGTACTGGCCTGAGTACAAGAAATGTCAAATATACGTCGCCGTCTATTCAAAATCAGGTGATCGAGATAATTGGACAAGAtatcattttaagcaaattggTGAAAGAAATCAAAGCTGCCAAGTTTTACAGTATTATGGCTGACGAGGTAACCAGCCACAATAAAGAGGAACTTGCTCTATGTGCCCGCTTTGTTGACGACAGTAACGAGGTCAGGGAAGAGTTCCTCGCGTTTCTCCATCTTCCAAGGATAACTGGTAAAGTCATAGCAGATAAAATTACCACCACCCTTCATGATATGGGCCTGGAGATTGCAAACATCAGGGGACAGGGATATGACGGAGCTGCCAATATGTCCAGTGACAATGTGGGGGTGCAGCGCCGGATAAGGGAACAATCGCCAAACGCTGTGTATGTTCACTGTAGTGGTCACTGCTTGAATCTAGTGATTTCACATAGCTGTGCACTGCCGAACATCAGGAATGCCATCGACAAACTGAAGCAGTGCAGCTTGTATTTTCTTGGCAGTCCAAAGCGTGAAG GCATAACAGTGAAACTACAGGGCCAATCAGTTGACATAATCAAGGCATATCAGGAG ATCGCAGATGTTAAAAAGACTTATGAAGTCATTGCCTCGAAGATGGAGGAAAAGTTTGCGCATATTTATCAGCACGCCGTCAGAGTGGCTTCTGCTCTAAATGTTCAGCCTTCTATGCCAAGAGCTGTGGGGCGCCAGACCAATCGTGAGAACGCCCCAGCTACCAATCCTGAGGAGTATTATCGAAGGAACGTGGCTATGCCACTAATTAACCACATCAACGTCCAACTGGATGGGCAGTTTTCTGGTAATgagttgaaaa ATTTGTCTATACTGGCATCTAGTCTTCTTGGTCTGGTGCCTTCAGTCCTGTGTGAGAGAGATCTTCCGAACGGGGATGACCTCATCGAGGCATACAAAGATGATCTTCCGTCCCCTGAGTTATTAGACCAAGAACTGCTTCGCTGGAAGATCAG ATACAGCTCAAAACCAAACGAGGAGAGACCCAGCACCGCTGCGAAAGCCTTGAAGGAGTGCGATGAAGACATGTATCCCAATCTTTACGTCCTGCTAAAGATTTGCTGTACCATCCCAGCCACTAGCTGTGAATGCGAACGAAGCGCAAGTGCTCTTAGACGGCTACACACTTTTAACAGAGCCAGTATGACACAAGAGAGGCTCTCTTCTCTGGCCCTTATGCACATTCACTATCTGACAGACATTGATCTGGACATAGTAGTTGATCTGTTTGCCAAGATGCACCCAAGGAGGCTTGAGCTTGGCACACTTCTGAAAGATCGTGATGATCAGCAGCCAGCCGAGTGA